The Leifsonia poae region AGCGTCGCCGCCGCCGGGCCGGTGCTCGCCAACGCGCTCGAGGGTTGGTCGTGGTTCCCGGCGGTGAGCTGGTTCGCCCAGATCATGCCGCTCTTCGTGGTGCTCGGCGGCTTCTCCAGTTTCACGCAGTGGAGCAGGATGCGCGCCCGCGGAGTGCGCCCCGCCGACTACATCGCCCAACGGATGCGGCGGCTGCTCCGCCCGGCGGTCGCCGCGATCGCCGCGGTGGTGATCGTGCTGGCCGCCCTCGCGATCGCCGGTGTTCCGGCCGCGATCGTCGCCACGGCAGGGTTCCGGCTGAGTCAGCCGCTCTGGTTCCTCGGGGTGTACATCCTGTGCACGGCGTTCGTTCCGTTGCTCGAGACGGCGCACCGTCGCCGCCCAGTCGTCACAGTCGTCGGGCTGCTCGCCGCCGTGCTGGCCGTCGACATCGTGCGTAACACGACCGGGGTCACGGCCGTCGGGTTCGCCAACCTGCTGTTCGTCTGGCTGCTCATCCAGCAGTTGGGATTCTGGTTGGCCGACGGGCGCATCCCGGGTCTGGGGCGCCGGCGCCTCTCGTTGCTCGCGGCGGCGGCATATGCTGCTCTTTTCGTGCTCGCCGCCTGCGGTGTCTACTCCTTCGACATGCTCGCCAACCTCAACCCGCCCACCGCAGCCCTTGTGGTGCTCGGCGTCGGTCAGGCGTCGCTCTTCGAACTGGCGCGGCCGGCGCTGCGCCGGCTCGAGGGCATCAGGCCGTTCGCGGCCGCGGTCACGGCGATCAACGCCCGCGCGATGACGATCTACCTCTGGCACATGCTCGTGCTCATCGGGCTGGCCGGCGCGCTGCTGCTCACCGGGCAGCGACTGCCGGTGCCGCTGAGCGCCGAGTGGTGGCTCTCCCGGCCGCTGTGGCTGGCAGCGGTGACGATCGGTGTCGCCGCCGTTGTGGCGGCGGCCGGTCGCATCGAGCTGGCGCGCGCTGGCGGGGATGCGGTGCATGGCCGGCCGGGTGCCTTCGCGTATCTGGGTGCGGCGGCCGGTGCGGGAGGTGTGCTGCTCATCCTGGTGACCGGGTTCTCGGCGGCCGGTGGGGTTCTCGGCCTCGCACTGGTGGCCGGCGCGGAGGCGCTGAGCCACCGCGGCGGTGTGTCGGCGATTCTGCCGAGAGCAGAACTCCGGTGAGACCGGGGTCGTTCGGCGCCGCGCGGAATAGGCTGACCGACACGTCGACCGTGAGGAGGGGCCCATGCTGATGCGCCACGCGATCGGTTCCGTGCTCAGGCGTCTGCGGCTCGAGCGGGGCAAGACCCTGCGACAGCTGTCTGAGGCGTCGCGCATCTCGCTGCCGTACCTCTCCGAGGTGGAGCGGGGTCGCAAGGAGGCCTCCTCCGAGATCCTCGCCACCCTGTGCCGCGTGCTCGATGTGACCGAGCGGGAACTGCTGGCGCGGGCGTCGGCGGAGTTCGCGCGCAGCGAGCTGACGCTGGCGACGACGGGCGCGACGGATGTGCGGACGTTGCAAACGCATCCGCTCGCGGGTTCGCCGCTCGCCGATTCGCCTCGTGCCGGCCGCCCGGTCGTCAGGCTTCGCGTCGGTGGGCTCCGCGTCGCCGGGCTGCAACGCGCCGGGCTCCGAGTCGCCGGGGATCAGCTCGACGCCCCAGCCGCGGGCGTCGAAGTCGGTCCCTTCCAGCCAGCGCACGAGCTCAGCCCGATCCGCCTCGTCGCCTGACCCTGGTCATCTCTCGTCTCCTCGCGAGGTTCGGTGCCGCCGACCGGCTCAGGGTCGGGGGAGGGATGCAGTCGAACCGATCACATGGTCGACGAACCCATAGTCGAGCGCCTCGTCGGCGGTGAACCAACGGTCACGGTCGCCGTCTTCGACGATCTGCTCGACCGTCTTGCCGGTCTGGGCGCTCGTCAGCTCCGCCATCCGCCGCTTGAAATGCAGGATCTGTTTGGCCTGGGTCTGGATGTCGGCCGAGGTGCCGCCGAAGCCGCCGTGGGGCTGATGCATCACGACGCTCGCGTTGGGCAGCGAATACCGCTTGCCCGCCGTGCCGGAGGAGAGGAGGAACTGCCCCATCGATGCGGCGAACCCCAGCGCCACCGTCGCCACGTCGGCTTGCACGAACTTCATGGTGTCGTAGATGGCGAAACCGGCTGTGATGGAACCACCCGGCGAATTGATGTAGAGAAAGATGTCTCGCTCGGGTTCGACCGAGTTCAGGAGGAGGAGTTGCGCGCAGATCTCGTTGGCCGAGTCGTCGGTGACCTCGCTGCCCAGAAAGATGATCCGCTCCTCGAGCAGACGTTTGAAGATCGGGTGGTCGGGAGTGCCAGGTGTCGCATCCATGGTGGCCTTTCGGTTCTACGTTCGGGGCGGTGATGGCCCCAGTCTGCGTTCGCCCCGGCGTCGGGCACCCGTGTTTCTGCCCAGCGCGAATCTGCCGACGGCAGACACGCCCTCCCCGCGGTCGCGACTCCCGGCCGGCATCGCACGCCCTGATTTCGCTTAGCGCCGTTCGGTGAGTATTCTTGTCGAGCGCCTTCGGTCAGCAGAAAACTGGTGGTTGGAGCGCCCTGGCGAGTTACCCAAGCGGCCAAAGGGATCTGACTGTAAATCAGACTGCTCAGCATTCGGGGGTTCGAATCCCTCACTCGCCACCATGTGAAGTGTCACGACATCGGTCTCGCACTTTCGGCAAAACCCCTGGTCTTGGGCCAGGGGTTTTCTGGTTGTCGAGCCCGACGGGTCGGGTGGAGCCGAGGGCGTGAGTCGGATCCTCCACATCCCGGGTTCTCCCCAGATCTGGGCGGCGCTGTTCGCGGAGGTGCCCGGTCTGCGAGGCTGAGTGCATGCCAGCCAACGTCGAACTCCTCGGAATCGCCCGCACCATCGCCCTTCGCGCCGGCGACCTCGCCCGCCTGCGTCGTGCCGAAGGCGTTGAGATCGCCGCCTCGAAGTCGTCGCTCAGCGATATCGTGACGCGCGCCGACCAAGAAGTGGAGCACATCATCCGCGGGGCCATCGCGGCGGCGCGGCCGAACGACGGGTTCTACGGGGAGGAGTCGGGAGCAGAGACCGGGAGCAGCGGACTCACCTGGGTCGTCGACCCGATCGATGGCACGGTCAACTACTTCTACGGCATCCCGTCGTACGCCGTGAGCATCGCGGTGGTCGAAGGCGATCCCGATCCGCAGACCTGGCGCGCTCTGGCCGGTGTCGTGGTGAACCCGGCGGCGGGCGAGGTGTTCGCTGCTGCGGCCGGCGGCGGGGCGGCCCTGAACGGGCAGACGCTGCACGTGAACCACGACACCGAGCTGGAACTCGCTCTGGTCGGCACCGGCTTCGGCTACGACGCGACCCGACGCGAACGACAAGGCCGCGTCGTCACCGAGCTGATCGGCAGGGTGCGCGATATCCGTCGCATCGGCGCGGCGTCGCTCGACCTCTGCGGTGTCGCGGCGGGGCGGCTCGATGCATACTACGAACGTGGGCTCAACCCCTGGGATCACGCCGCCGGTGCGCTCATCGCAGCGGAGGCCGGGGCGACCGTGGGTGGACTGAGGGATGCGCGGGCGAGCAGCGACCTCGTCGTCGCAGCCGAGCCGGGGCTGTTCTCACGCCTGAACCCCCTCCTTCAGGAGTTCCACCGCGACGACTGGTGAACGCAGCCAGCCGCCGTAAAAGCATGCATTTACATGGTGTTGATCAGCGGCGTCGGGTAGTGTTTATGAATTCGTTATATTTGCAGGCCGCGTCGAATACGCGGACTCGCCCGAAATCCACCCCCGAGAGAGACTGAAAGCCGACACGACAGTTGACTGCCGAGCCCCAGGAGAACACCGCCCCCACGCGCGCGGCCCTCGGGCAGGCGACCCCGGAAGATCCGGCCGAGCGGACCATCCTGATCGACGGTGCACCGCCGGCGACGCGCCGTGAACGGCGCGAACGCGAGCGGGCGGAAGAGGCGCGAAAGAGGGCCAGCGACGGTCTCCCGAACCGGAGGGAGACGCGGGTTCCCCCGCTGCGCACCCCGGCAACGGGCACGCCCCGAGTGCGCACGCCGCGGGCGCACCGCTCGAGTGCGGCCAAAGGCATCAGCATCCTCGCGATGACATTCGCGGCCACGATCGCGGTCGCCACTTCGGTGCCCGCGATGGCGTTGCTCACCCAAGAGGATGTGCGAACCCTCGCGTTGCATGCTCAGGCGCCGAGCGTCACGACGGGCGAAACCCAAGACTTCGTGGCCGACCCGGGCGCGACCGTCGCCACGATCGAACGCGACGGGGCAGCGGTCACCTCCGCCGAGCAGGTCTCGGCGATCAGCCACATGCGGATCGCCGAAACCTTCACCAACAACCCACTCGGCACGGTGCAGTGGCCCTTCCCTGTCGGGGTGCCGATCTCCGACGGTTACGGACCACGCATTGCGCCGACCGACGGCGCCTCCACGAACCATCTCGGCGTCGACTTCGCCCCCGGCGCCGGAGTGCCGATCCAGATCATCGCCGACGGCGTCGTGCGGGAGGTCGTACTGAGAGACAACGGCGGCTGCGGCGTCAACGTGACGATCGATCACATGATCGGCGGGAAGCTCATCGCCAGCAAGTACTGCCATATGCAGAGCGGGTCTGTGCGGGTCACCGCGGGCCAGCAGGTGAAAGTCGCCGATACCGTCGGGCGGGTCGGCAACACGGGCATCTCAACGG contains the following coding sequences:
- a CDS encoding acyltransferase family protein — its product is MAAATVTPSGTAAAFAASASLISARPTGPARAPRDTTVDIARAWCLVVVVALHSLMVGVSVAAAGPVLANALEGWSWFPAVSWFAQIMPLFVVLGGFSSFTQWSRMRARGVRPADYIAQRMRRLLRPAVAAIAAVVIVLAALAIAGVPAAIVATAGFRLSQPLWFLGVYILCTAFVPLLETAHRRRPVVTVVGLLAAVLAVDIVRNTTGVTAVGFANLLFVWLLIQQLGFWLADGRIPGLGRRRLSLLAAAAYAALFVLAACGVYSFDMLANLNPPTAALVVLGVGQASLFELARPALRRLEGIRPFAAAVTAINARAMTIYLWHMLVLIGLAGALLLTGQRLPVPLSAEWWLSRPLWLAAVTIGVAAVVAAAGRIELARAGGDAVHGRPGAFAYLGAAAGAGGVLLILVTGFSAAGGVLGLALVAGAEALSHRGGVSAILPRAELR
- a CDS encoding helix-turn-helix domain-containing protein; this encodes MLMRHAIGSVLRRLRLERGKTLRQLSEASRISLPYLSEVERGRKEASSEILATLCRVLDVTERELLARASAEFARSELTLATTGATDVRTLQTHPLAGSPLADSPRAGRPVVRLRVGGLRVAGLQRAGLRVAGDQLDAPAAGVEVGPFQPAHELSPIRLVA
- a CDS encoding ATP-dependent Clp protease proteolytic subunit, with the protein product MDATPGTPDHPIFKRLLEERIIFLGSEVTDDSANEICAQLLLLNSVEPERDIFLYINSPGGSITAGFAIYDTMKFVQADVATVALGFAASMGQFLLSSGTAGKRYSLPNASVVMHQPHGGFGGTSADIQTQAKQILHFKRRMAELTSAQTGKTVEQIVEDGDRDRWFTADEALDYGFVDHVIGSTASLPRP
- a CDS encoding inositol monophosphatase family protein; the encoded protein is MPANVELLGIARTIALRAGDLARLRRAEGVEIAASKSSLSDIVTRADQEVEHIIRGAIAAARPNDGFYGEESGAETGSSGLTWVVDPIDGTVNYFYGIPSYAVSIAVVEGDPDPQTWRALAGVVVNPAAGEVFAAAAGGGAALNGQTLHVNHDTELELALVGTGFGYDATRRERQGRVVTELIGRVRDIRRIGAASLDLCGVAAGRLDAYYERGLNPWDHAAGALIAAEAGATVGGLRDARASSDLVVAAEPGLFSRLNPLLQEFHRDDW
- a CDS encoding M23 family metallopeptidase, yielding MTAEPQENTAPTRAALGQATPEDPAERTILIDGAPPATRRERRERERAEEARKRASDGLPNRRETRVPPLRTPATGTPRVRTPRAHRSSAAKGISILAMTFAATIAVATSVPAMALLTQEDVRTLALHAQAPSVTTGETQDFVADPGATVATIERDGAAVTSAEQVSAISHMRIAETFTNNPLGTVQWPFPVGVPISDGYGPRIAPTDGASTNHLGVDFAPGAGVPIQIIADGVVREVVLRDNGGCGVNVTIDHMIGGKLIASKYCHMQSGSVRVTAGQQVKVADTVGRVGNTGISTGAHLHFEILLNGTEHTDPYAWLKANAS